One region of Wyeomyia smithii strain HCP4-BCI-WySm-NY-G18 chromosome 3, ASM2978416v1, whole genome shotgun sequence genomic DNA includes:
- the LOC129728111 gene encoding developmentally-regulated GTP-binding protein 2 yields MGILEKISDIEKEIAKTQKNKATEYHLGLLKAKLAKYRSQLLEPSKKGEKGDGFDVLKSGDARIALIGFPSVGKSTLLSTLTKTESEAANYEFTTLTCIPGVIEYKGANIQLLDLPGIIEGAAQGKGRGRQVIAVARTADLVLMMLDATKPNVHRDLLEYELESVGLRLNKRKPNIYFKIKKGGGVSFNSTCPLTRCNEKMVQTILHSFKIFNAEVLFREDCTEDEFIDVVSGNRIYLPCIYVYNKIDQISIEEVDRLARQPFSVVVSCNMHLNLDYLLEVLWEHLMLIRVYTKKPGAPPDFDDGLILRRGVTVEHVCHAIHRTLADQFKYALVWGTSTKYSPQRVGISHVMQDEDVIQVVKK; encoded by the exons ATGGGTATTTTGGAAAAAATCTCTGATATCGAGAAAGAAATTgctaaaactcaaaaaaataaaG CCACCGAGTACCATCTCGGTTTACTGAAAGCAAAACTTGCTAAGTACCGATCCCAGCTGCTAGAGCCCTCGAAGAAGGGCGAAAAAGGAGATGGATTTGATGTTTTGAAATCCGGTGATGCTAGAATTGCCCTCATTGGTTTTCCGTCTGTCGGTAAGTCCACCCTGCTGTCTACGCTGACCAAGACGGAATCGGAAGCGGCAAACTACGAGTTCACTACGTTAACCTGCATTCCGGGTGTGATCGAGTACAAGGGTGCCAACATACAACTGCTCGATTTACCGGGTATCATCGAAGGTGCCGCTCAGGGAAAAGGTCGTGGTCGGCAGGTTATCGCCGTGGCACGTACGGCGGATCTGGTGCTGATGATGCTGGATGCTACGAAGCCGAACGTGCACCGTGATTTGCTTGAGTACGAGTTGGAATCGGTCGGACTAAGATTGAACAAGCGAAAACCGAATATTTACTTCAAGATTAAGAAGGGAGGCGGTGTGAGCTTCAACTCGACATGCCCTCTGACGAGGTGCAACGAGAAGATGGTGCAAACAATTTTACAttcgtttaaaattttcaaCGCTGAAGTTCTGTTTCGTGAAGACTGCACGGAGGATGAGTTTATCGATGTGGTTTCGGGTAACAGAATCTATCTGCCGTGTATCTACGTCTACAACAAAATCGATCAGATTTCAATCGAGGAGGTGGACCGACTGGCTCGCCAGCCTTTCAGTGTCGTAGTCAGCTGTAATATGCATTTGAATTTGGATTATCTGCTGGAGGTTCTCTGGGAACATCTGATGCTGATAAGAGTGTACACGAAAAAGCCTGGTGCACCCCCGGATTTCGATGATGGGCTGATTTTAAGAAGG GGAGTCACTGTGGAGCATGTTTGCCACGCTATTCACCGAACGTTGGCTGATCAGTTCAAGTACGCACTGGTGTGGGGAACCTCTACCAAATATTCACCGCAACGAGTCGGAATTTCCCACGTAATGCAAGACGAGGATGTGATCCAGGTGGTTAAAAAATAA